A window of Chitinophaga sp. MM2321 contains these coding sequences:
- a CDS encoding NAD(P)/FAD-dependent oxidoreductase, whose product MDLKVGIIGAGPSGLAMLRAFESEEKKGNKIPQVKCFEKQDNWGGMWNYTWRTGVGKYGEPLHGSMYKYLWSNGPKECLEFADYTFLEHFGQPISSYPPREVLFDYIQGRIKQSNARKYIQFNTVARWVDYNNDTKQFRVVFDDLVKNETFEENFDYLVVGTGHFSTPNLPYFKGIENFPGAVMHAHDFRGADQFINQDILLIGSSYSAEDIAVQCYKHGAKSVTISYRTNPINCKWPDGIKEVPLVTHFEDSKAYLKDGSHKAYDAVIFCTGYQHKFPFLPDSLRLKTRNCLYPDSLYKGVVFNELPQLIYLGMQDQYYTFNMFDTQAWFARDYMLGKITLPAKEDRDADIKNWMEEEAKSVTSCEHVDFQTAYLRDLIDRTDYPDFNLDKVADMFKSWLKDKEENILTYRDKVYTSVIDDTNAVKHHTKWMNELNDSLERYLEEDPIDEKALSKTNYY is encoded by the coding sequence ATGGATTTAAAAGTAGGTATCATTGGTGCCGGACCAAGTGGTCTGGCAATGCTGAGAGCATTCGAATCAGAAGAAAAAAAAGGCAACAAAATCCCCCAGGTTAAATGTTTTGAAAAACAAGATAACTGGGGTGGCATGTGGAACTATACCTGGCGTACAGGTGTCGGAAAATATGGCGAACCTCTGCATGGCAGTATGTATAAATACCTTTGGTCCAACGGACCCAAAGAATGTTTAGAATTTGCTGATTATACTTTTCTGGAACACTTTGGGCAACCCATATCCTCCTATCCACCAAGAGAAGTTTTATTCGATTATATACAGGGAAGAATCAAACAAAGTAATGCCCGGAAATACATCCAGTTTAATACGGTTGCCAGATGGGTAGATTACAATAACGATACTAAACAATTCAGGGTAGTTTTCGACGACTTAGTTAAAAACGAAACCTTTGAAGAAAATTTTGATTACCTGGTAGTTGGTACGGGACACTTCTCTACGCCCAACCTCCCCTATTTTAAAGGGATTGAAAACTTTCCCGGAGCAGTTATGCACGCGCATGATTTCAGGGGAGCAGACCAGTTTATTAACCAGGATATCCTTTTAATCGGTAGTAGTTATTCTGCTGAAGATATCGCTGTTCAATGTTATAAACACGGCGCTAAATCAGTGACCATTTCCTATAGAACAAATCCGATCAATTGTAAATGGCCTGATGGGATAAAAGAAGTTCCGTTAGTAACACATTTTGAAGATAGTAAGGCATACTTAAAAGATGGAAGTCATAAGGCATATGATGCGGTAATATTCTGTACAGGATATCAGCATAAATTCCCTTTCCTACCGGATTCGCTCCGCCTAAAAACAAGAAACTGTTTGTATCCGGATAGTTTATACAAGGGCGTTGTGTTTAATGAATTACCACAGTTAATTTATTTAGGCATGCAGGATCAATACTATACTTTCAATATGTTTGATACGCAAGCCTGGTTTGCCAGGGATTATATGCTGGGTAAAATTACATTGCCCGCTAAAGAAGACAGGGATGCAGATATTAAAAACTGGATGGAGGAAGAAGCAAAATCAGTCACAAGCTGTGAGCATGTAGATTTTCAGACAGCGTATTTAAGAGATCTGATCGATAGAACAGACTACCCGGATTTTAACCTGGATAAAGTAGCAGACATGTTTAAAAGCTGGCTGAAAGATAAAGAGGAGAATATATTAACCTACCGGGATAAAGTATATACTTCCGTTATTGATGATACAAATGCTGTAAAACATCATACAAAATGGATGAATGAACTGAATGATAGCCTGGAAAGATATCTCGAAGAAGATCCTATCGATGAAAAAGCATTAAGCAAAACCAATTATTATTAA
- a CDS encoding AraC family transcriptional regulator, whose protein sequence is MGANNAVYREKGEIYHSDTCEPLLDAWRFGEIQLEAWARLSYPGYRMNTGVLSGINTIGYWDAQRTQEWGLDWHRNEGIEITFLETGTSAFAMEDSTHTMTPDEFTITRPWQLHKVGNPFVGVGRLHWLILDVGVRHPHQEWKWPSWILLNKTDIEELSKMLRQNEQPVWKANADIRRCFQKIGQLIKHDRAAGNESWVAIYVNELLLHILNLFRQGTFSFNEALTNSSRTVELFIKELQESFHEPWTLESMAEHCGLGVTRFVHYFRQIANSTPMQYLNYVRVTAAAVQLIEHPATNISGIGYSCGFSSSQYFSTVFRKQFGCSPATYRTTKLSGLRHIKAAAPENPPVS, encoded by the coding sequence ATGGGAGCAAATAATGCTGTTTACCGGGAAAAGGGGGAAATCTATCATTCTGATACCTGTGAGCCCTTGCTGGACGCCTGGAGGTTTGGTGAAATACAACTGGAAGCATGGGCGCGTTTAAGTTATCCGGGCTACCGGATGAATACAGGGGTGCTTTCCGGTATCAATACTATCGGTTACTGGGATGCCCAGCGTACGCAGGAATGGGGACTGGACTGGCATCGTAATGAGGGGATAGAAATTACTTTCCTGGAAACAGGGACTTCCGCTTTTGCGATGGAAGATAGTACACATACTATGACACCGGATGAATTTACGATTACCCGTCCCTGGCAGTTACATAAGGTAGGCAATCCTTTTGTTGGTGTGGGCCGGCTGCATTGGCTGATACTGGACGTAGGGGTGCGGCATCCGCACCAGGAATGGAAGTGGCCTTCCTGGATATTGCTGAACAAGACAGACATTGAAGAGCTGTCGAAAATGCTACGGCAGAACGAACAGCCGGTATGGAAAGCGAATGCCGATATCCGGAGATGTTTTCAGAAGATAGGGCAGTTGATAAAGCACGACAGGGCCGCCGGAAATGAATCCTGGGTAGCCATTTATGTGAACGAATTATTATTACATATACTTAACTTATTCCGGCAGGGTACTTTTAGTTTTAATGAAGCCCTTACCAACAGCAGCCGGACAGTAGAGCTTTTTATAAAAGAGTTACAGGAGAGTTTTCATGAGCCGTGGACATTGGAAAGTATGGCAGAACATTGTGGTTTGGGGGTGACCCGTTTTGTACACTACTTCCGGCAAATAGCCAACAGTACACCTATGCAGTACCTTAATTATGTACGGGTAACCGCTGCCGCGGTTCAACTGATAGAACATCCTGCTACCAATATCAGCGGGATTGGTTACAGCTGTGGGTTTTCCAGCAGCCAGTATTTTTCTACCGTTTTCCGCAAACAATTTGGTTGCTCACCCGCTACATACCGGACAACAAAATTGTCAGGTCTCCGGCACATCAAAGCTGCGGCGCCGGAGAATCCGCCTGTATCATAA